The Limnospira fusiformis SAG 85.79 genomic interval CCAAGTCATCCACCGCGCCTACTCGCGTAAAAATGCGATCGCAAATGCTAAGTTTAGCAGAAGTAGCCGGAACAAAGCTGCCGATTTGTGCCATTAATTGAATCAAGCCAATTTGTCGGAGATAACAGCTTTTTCCACTAGCATTAGGACCTGTTAAAATAATCAAATCTGGATGAGAAGGCGGCGAAATGTCCGCCGTCGGTAGGGTCACCTCTGGGCTCCCCAACTGGGCGGTATTTGGCACAAAAAAGCCAGCAGGTAGAGATTTTTCGACTACAGGATGCCTACCTTCTATAATTCTAAGTTCCCGTCCGCCGACTATTTCCGGGCGACAATAACCCTGATAAACAGCAATTTCAGCTAATCCACATAATACATCAATAGCGGCGATCGCCCGCGAAATTTCCCTAATTAAATCCGTGTGTTCTCCCACTTCGTCTCGCAGGCGAGCAAAGATTTCATATTCAAGCTGATTAAGGTCTTCCTTAGCGGTTAAAATTCGCGCCTCTCTTTCTTTCAACTCTGGGGTGATGTAACGTTCCTCATTGGTGAGAGTTTGTTTACGGATATAATCATCAGGAGCCTGATCAGACTTAGAGCGAGTAATGCTAATATAGTAGCCAAAAGTCTTGTTAAAACCCACTTTGAGGGTAGGAATTCCGGTGCGTTCCCGTTCCTGAATTTCCAAATTAGCAATCCATTGTTGGTCTTCAGCCGCCCCAGCCTGCATTTGATCCAATTGCGGATCAACCCCCGGTTTAATTAATCCCCCTTCCTTTAAATAAAGAGGAGGGGACTCGACTAGATAACTATTAATTTTTCGTGCCAGTTCTTCTAACAAGGGAGGCACATTTTGTAAAGCCTTCAAATAGGGAGATTTTGCGGACTTAGCCAAGGCTGCGAGTTGTGGTAATTTCGATAAAGAATCAGCCAAACTGACCAAATCTTTAGCGTTAGCGGTACCATTAGCAGCCCTCCCTGTCAACCTTTCCAAGTCATAAATTTTCCGTAAGAGTTGCTGAAGGTCTTGTCGCAATTCGGCATTATTAATTAATTCTTGAATCGTATCATAACGGGAACATATCCCCTTAATACTCAGCAAAGGTTGCAGCAACCAACGACGTAAAGCACGAGCCCCCATAGCGGTAGAAGTTTGATCTATTGCCCATAATAGAGACCCCTGCAAAGTGCCATCACGAATAGTTTGGGTAATTTCCAAATTTCGGCGAGTTTGATAATCTAAAATCAGATAATCACTAAGAGTATAACTATGTAACTGTTGTAAAGGCACGGCATTTTGTTTCTGGGTTTCCTCCAGATATTCCAAAAGTCCCCCAGCGGCTCTGACTCCTAGGGGCAAATTGTGGCAACCAATACCTTCAAGTGATCGCAATTTAAACTCTTCTAAAATTCGCGACCTAGCTTCCCCCAAAGTAAAAGGGATTTGGGAGCGCAAAGAATAGCAAAAGTCCGCAGGCAAACAATCAGGCAAACTCTCACTTTTCTGTCCTGGTCGTAACATTTTACCTAAATCAGGCGCATGAGTAGGGAACAATATTTCCGAAGGTTGTAACCGCATCAATTCCTGAGTCAAATGTTCCAAATTCTGAGATTGAGTAGCCAAAAACTCTCCCGTTGACACATCAGCATAAGCCAGACCCCAGTGGTCTCCAGCTATGACCACCGCCGCCAAAAAATTATTCTGGCGACCTGGCAGCATTTGGTCATCAGTCAAAGTTCCGGGAGTCAAAATGCGGGTAATTTCTCGCTTAACCTGTCGTCGTTCTTTAGCAGCGATCGCCGCATCTTCCACCTGATCACAAATCACCACCGGATAGCCCTTTTCCAGCAACATATTGCTATAGCGGTAAACGTGCTCAAAAGGCACGCCAGTCATGGGGACCCGACCAATTTCCTTTCCTGCTGATTTAGTAGTTTGAACCAACTCTAATTCGCGGGCAATTGTAACGGCATCCTGAAAAAAACACTCA includes:
- the mutS gene encoding DNA mismatch repair protein MutS — protein: MNFSPSGSESLPNNADYRQLDRSQLSEMMQRYIEVKDQYPHALLFFRVGDFFECFFQDAVTIARELELVQTTKSAGKEIGRVPMTGVPFEHVYRYSNMLLEKGYPVVICDQVEDAAIAAKERRQVKREITRILTPGTLTDDQMLPGRQNNFLAAVVIAGDHWGLAYADVSTGEFLATQSQNLEHLTQELMRLQPSEILFPTHAPDLGKMLRPGQKSESLPDCLPADFCYSLRSQIPFTLGEARSRILEEFKLRSLEGIGCHNLPLGVRAAGGLLEYLEETQKQNAVPLQQLHSYTLSDYLILDYQTRRNLEITQTIRDGTLQGSLLWAIDQTSTAMGARALRRWLLQPLLSIKGICSRYDTIQELINNAELRQDLQQLLRKIYDLERLTGRAANGTANAKDLVSLADSLSKLPQLAALAKSAKSPYLKALQNVPPLLEELARKINSYLVESPPLYLKEGGLIKPGVDPQLDQMQAGAAEDQQWIANLEIQERERTGIPTLKVGFNKTFGYYISITRSKSDQAPDDYIRKQTLTNEERYITPELKEREARILTAKEDLNQLEYEIFARLRDEVGEHTDLIREISRAIAAIDVLCGLAEIAVYQGYCRPEIVGGRELRIIEGRHPVVEKSLPAGFFVPNTAQLGSPEVTLPTADISPPSHPDLIILTGPNASGKSCYLRQIGLIQLMAQIGSFVPATSAKLSICDRIFTRVGAVDDLATGQSTFMVEMNETANILNHATPKSLVLLDEIGRGTATFDGLSIAWSVAEYLATTIKARTIFATHYHELNELASILDNVANYQVTVKELPDKIIFLHQVQPGGADKSYGIEAGRLAGLPDVVIKRAKQVMRQIEKHSKIAMGLRKGIQKPPANTTNIQQLNIFEDDQE